The following DNA comes from Flavisolibacter ginsenosidimutans.
CGAGCAATGGACAACGTTGTGCGAAGCGTGGCTGATTGAGATGGGCTTTATTCCGCAAACCGTCGGCAAGTAGTGAGCAACCGTTTATTCAATCAAGAATCATGATAAAAAATTTTATCGCTTGCATTGTGTCTTCTGTTGCAATGATATCTGCAACAGCGCAATCAACAGCAGCCAAGTTTTCCTGGACGAATCTTCCCACAATCACCGAACCCGTTTTTAAAAAGGACACGTTCAACGTTCTTCGCTACGGTGCGGTGGCCGATGGATTGACCTTGAACACCACGAGCATCAGCAAAGCCATTGATGATTGCAGCGCAAGAGGCGGCGGCGTTGTTTTGGTTCCGGGTGGCTTGTGGTTAACGGGGCCAATTGAAATGAAGAGCAACGTCAATCTTCACGTGGTTCGCGATGCGGTGCTCCTGTTTACGACTGATTTCAACCAATACAAATTAATCGAGGGCAATTTCGAAGGCTCGCGTTCGGCAAGAAACCAATCGCCGATTGGAGGAACAAACCTGGAGAACATTGCCATCTCCGGCCGCGGCGTGATTGACGGCAACGGCGATGCATGGCGCATGGTTGGAAGAGATCGTTTAACCGAAGCCGAATGGAAACGAAAAGTGGCTTCGGGTGGATTGGTGAGCAGCGATGGAAGAACTTGGTTTCCATCGGCCAAAACAAAATTGGCCTTCGAACAAAAACGAAACGCAACGCTTCAGCCGGGACAAACCTTAAAAGACTTCGACGACATCAAAGACTATCTACGACCGAATCTTCTTGTTCTAGCCAATTGCAAAAAAGTTTTACTCGAAGGAGTGACATTTCAAAACTCACCAGCCTGGTGTTTGCATCCTTTGCTGTGCGAAGACTTAACCGTTCGGGCCGTGCAGGTAAAAAATCCCGATTATGCGCAAAACGGCGACGGCATTGACGTAGAGAGTTGCAAGAACGTTTTGATTGAAGGCAGCACCTTCGATTGCGGTGACGACGGCATTTGTATAAAATCGGGTCGTGATGAAGAAGGTAGGAAACGCGGCAAACCAACGGAGAACGTTATCATCCGAAACAACCTCGTTTACAAAGCACACGGCGGCTTTGTAATTGGTTCGGAAATGAGCGGCGGTGCACGAAACGTTTTTGTGTATGATTGTTCGTTTATGGGTACGGACATTGGCCTTCGTTTTAAAACGGCAAGGGGCAGGGGAGGCGTTGTTGAAAATATTTACGTGAAAAACATTCGCATGAAAGACATTGTGCACGACGCAGTGTTTTTCGACATGTATTATTTTATGAAGCCGCCTGCGGCGAATGAAAAGATTGTTGTTCCGACAGTCACGGAAGCCACACCGCAGTTTCAAAATTTTTATATCAGCAACGTTGTTTGCAACGGTGCGGAACGCGGTTTGTTTATCCGCGGTTTGCCGGAGATGAGTGTTAAAAATATTTACCTGGACAACTTGGTATTGAAGACCGCAAAAGGTGCGGAGATCATTGAAGCAGACGGCATTCACTTGAACAACGTGCAGTTGTTTAGCCAAACAACAAAGCCGGTTATTTACGTGGAGAACAGCAATCATCTTGAATTGAACGGTATTCGATACACAGCCAACCCAGAGCGCTTGCTAAGTGTGAACGGCGAGAAAAGCGGAAACATTGTTGTGACCAACACAGCGTCTTCAAACAATCCGAACATGGTTGAATTTAACCACGGCGCCAACGCAACGATGGTCACTGCCAAATAGCTTGCATCGCTATTTAAATAGAACGAAAAGTCAATATGAAATACACCCTATCTCTTTTTTTATGCGTATGGTTTTTGACGCAAACGGTTTTTGGACAGGCGCAAAAACTTGTTGTTGCGCAGGACGGTAGTGGCAATTATAGAACCGTTCAGCAAGCCATTGACGCCGTAAAGGATTTCAGCAAGTTTGAAACAATCATCTTTATCAGGAACGGTGTTTACAAAGAGAAGCTGCGTTTGCCCGAATCAAAAACAAACGTTCATTTCATCGGTGAAAGCGTAGAGAAAACGATTCTCACGTACGATGATTACGCTTCCAAAAAAGACAGCGCCGGCAAGGACATTGGCACATCGGGTTCTGCCAGCTTTTTCATTTTTGGTTCTGACTTCAGTGCAGAGAATATAACCTTCGAAAATTCATCGGGTCCTGTTGGGCAAGCCGTTGCAGTACGCGTTACCGGCGACCGGGCAAAGTTTATCAATTGCCGCTTCCTTGGGTTTCAGGACACGCTGTATACACACGGCACGGACAGTCGTCAATACTATTTCAAGTGCTATATTGAAGGAACGGTTGATTTTATTTTTGGCTCGTCAACCTGCCTGTTTGATAGCTGCACGCTTTACGGCAAAAGCAGCGGATTTTTCACGGCGGCATCAACCCTGCAAGACAAAAAATACGGTTATGTTTTTCGTCACTGCAACTTAACGGGCGGTGCTCCCGCGGGTTCTTATTTTTTGGGACGGCCGTGGCGGCCGTACGCGAAAGTTGTTTTTATTGATTGCAATCTTGGCAATTTGGTAAACCCAAAAGGCTGGCACAATTGGGACAAAAAGGAAAATGAACAAACCGCTTTTTATGCGGAGTTTGGTAATCACGGCGAAGGCTCTTCAACTGCGAACCGCGTACCATGGTCGCATCAATTAACGGCGGATGAAGCGAAAGAATATACCGTCACAAATATTTTGTCGGTTGGAATCTTATTTCAACCCGACACTAAGGGACAAAATTAAAACGGTCGTGTTTGACAACGCTTTTTTTGTCTAGAAAGAGAGAATCTGATTTTTACCCACCAGTCACAACAATGTTCTACAAGTAACTATATGCAATTGATAAAAAGGCTTCGCGGTTTCGCGTTGATAATGCTGCTTTTCTTTTTTGCAAATCGAACAACCGCGCAGAGTGGACGTACGGTTGTTGATCTTTCGAACAACAACTGGAAGCTTTGGCTGGACACGGCAGCAGAGTGGCAGCACGACAAACTTTATGCGCCACCGGTTGATGTAAAAACTTTACCGCTGAATCTTCCAACGGGTGGGTGGAATGCCTTGAAGAAAGCTGTCGGTAAAACCGTTCACTTGCCGGCAACGGTTGAAGAATATTACTGGGGACGCAACGGCAATTCTTTTGGGGTGGCGGGAAATTATTTAGGCGTGTCGTGGTGGACAACAAATGTCGCTGTTCCGGCAACACAAAAAGGCAAGCGCATCACCTTGCACTTTAACGCAGTTCGTTTTCGTGCCGAGGTTTACGTCAATCAAAAACTTGCTGGGTATGACCTCGTAAACAGCACACCGTTTGACGTTGATGTAACAGATTATGTGAACTACGGCGCACCAAATGAAATCGTTGTTCGCATCACCGATCCCAATGGGAATTTTGATTGGCGCGACTCGCAAAATTTTCTCTGGGGCGATTACCGCACCAATCCCACTCACGGTTTTGGCGGCATCACCGGGAAAGTAAAATTGATAGCAACGGACAAGGTTTATATAGACGATGTGTTTGTGAAGAACAAACCGAATGTGAATGAAATTAATGTAGACGTAACAACAAAGAATGAAACTCAGACGAACGTAAACGGGACTTTCGTCTTGCAGGTGAAAGAAGCAAAAACGTCCGGTAAAGTTGTGTATGAAAAGAGCTATCCCGTTTCTTCGCTTGCAAATGGTACTTCTTCAAAAACATTTACCATATCGGTTGACCATGCAAAGTTGTGGAGCGTTGATTCGCCCAATCTTTATGTATTGAATGTGCAATGGAAAGGTGCTGATAAAACGAAAGACGATTACACGCAGCGCTTCGGCTTTCGATGGTTTGAAGTAAGAGATATAGCCGGTGACAAGCAGTTTTATCTGAACGGTAAACGCATTGTTCTTATCACATCTATTTCTTGGGGCTTTTGGCCGGTGAACGGCATTGCGCCATCCGACGAGCTAGCGAAGAAACAAATTCTGGACGCAAAGAAATTGGGCATGAACATGCTAAACTTTCACCGCACCATCGGTCAGCAGGCTGTATTGGATTATGCCGATGAATTGGGTCTTCTGTATTTTGAAGAACCCGGCGGCAATCAATATCCGGCCGATCGTTTCAACGCAACAGATCCTTTGGGAAAAATGCAGGCGGATTTTTATTTCGCGACTAGAAACGAAAAACTGTTTCGCATGATAAAGCGAGACCGCAATCATCCGTCGCTTGTCATCTACAACATGCACAACGAACGCGGCGCACAACCGCAAGCGCAAGACAGTGCCGAGATGCTTGCGGGTCATCATCTTGATCCGACGCGAATCATGACTTACAACTCCTCGAACGGCGATATTAAATTGGGGCACGATCCGCGGTTCAAATTGCATTTGCTTCAGTATGATTTTACGTTTCTTGATTACGGTTGGTTCGATCAGCACCACGCCGGCGGACCGGGCACGTATCACGACGCTCTTTACAAAAGCCCTATCGATTACGCCAAGTATTTTGACCACAAAGACGAGATCATTTACTACGGCGAAGAAGGCGCTATCGGCACGCCGCCGCGTTTGCAATTGATACGCGATGAAATTTTAAAAACCGGCAAAGACATTGGTTGGGAGAGTGACAATTTCTTGAAATGGTTCGATGCATACGACACGTTTCTAAAAACACATCCCGGTTTTTTGAAAGCCTTTCCAAACGTTGATAGCTTAACGAAAGCCATGGGTAATGTGGCTTATTATTATCAAGGAAGAGTGATTGAAAACGTACACATCAACAACATCATTGATGGTTATGCCATCAACGGTTGGGAAAGCATGAAGCTGGAAAATCATTCAGGTATCGTTGACAATTACCGTAACCTCAAAGGCAATCCTGAATTGATTGCACGATACAACAGTCCTCTCTATGTATCAGTAAAGATGAACCGCAAAGTGATGGCCGTTGGCGATACCGCAACGGTTGATTTTTTCGTGGTGAATCAAAAAGATTTGCACGGCGATTATTCTTTACTGGTAAAGGCAAAAGATGAAAGTGGTAAGCTGTTGCTAGAGAAAGTCATTCCCGTAAAACTCACAGGCGGCGCGGTCTATGGAGAAGCCCTTTCATCGGGATTGTCGCTCGTTGCAAAGACCGAAGGTTACACAACCGTTACAGCGGAATTGCAACGCGACGGCGAGACCGTTGCAAAAGGTGACGATAAACTTTATGCTATTCGTTTGGATGCTTCAAACATCACAAGTGACGGCATGATCGCCGATTCAACCGGTGTGTACGCAGCGTATTTAAAAACGCTCGGCATCACACCCAAGTCGTATCGTTCTGGCAGGCCCGAAGGGAAGTATTTGCTTGTAGGCGCTGCTTTACCGCAGCAAACGGGCAATCCACTGGTGACCGACATCTTGGAATGGGTGAACGATGGCAACACGCTGATCGTGTTAAACAACAACGTCGAGGCCTGGGCTGATCACTTGGGAAGAAAAGAAGTCATCGATTACAGAGGCAGCAAAGTGATGGGCACAACCTGGTACGGTGGTAACTTTTTCTCCAAGCAACACGAATTGTTTAACGGCCTTCCGCAAGCGCAAGTCTTTAATTGGGAATACCAGTGCTTCGCCACTTATAACAAAAACCGTTTAGGATTGTGTCTTTTCAACGGTGAAACCGTCGTGGCTTGCGTGGCCGATCACAAGCCAGAAGTGTATTCGGCGCTAAGCATTGTGCCGCACGGGAGAGGAAAAATCATTCTCTGCACCCTTGATATTTTTTCCTGCTTGCGTGATGCAAGTGTTGGCAAAAAAGCAGAAGGCGAAGGCGAGAACGCAGCGATGAACACCTTCAATGCCTCGCAGCAAAACAAAGCAAATATTATTGGTCAACAGTTGCTACTGAACTTGTTGAAGTATGCTAATAAGCGATGAAAACAATCTTGGTTATTTAAGCAAGGACTTAAATTATTGGCAATGCAAATCTTTTTATCCTCATCAAAACTATCCGGTAGAGATTGGGTGAAAAGCCGCTATGGTAACGCAATCGTTTGCATAGAAAATGGTATTGCAAACGGTTCCAATGCTGTAATTTTTCATTGCAAAAAGAGTTCGTTCGCCGGATGAATTCCGGATGACGAGACGAATTAATCATCACCGCTTCGACTATTTTACGAAGGCTCGATTGCGATTGTTTGTTTATTCAAACGGCATTGCAGATTTCTTCCATTACCCCGTTGATTGCTGTATTAAATAAATTTTTTAAAACACAATGTTATGATGAAAAGGCCTAGGCATCAGGCACCTTTCTCGCCTTGCTGTGATTCTGCCATACAATCAATGACCGGCAGCAGATTACCTCTAAAATACTTCAGACGAACGGGAGTTACCTTGTTAATGGCAATGCTCATCATTCTACCCACAACTTTGTTTGCACAAAACACTATAAAAGGTGTCATTACCGATGGCAGAACCAACACCCCTCTTGCCGGTGTAAACGTAACGGTGAAAGGTGCCGGCAAAGGAACCCAAACCAATGCGGCCGGTGAGTACACCATCAGTGCAAGAAGCAGCGACGTGCTCCAGTTTTCTTATGCGGGTTACGAGACACACGAGGTGCCGGTGCAAAACCAAACCAATATCAACTATACGCTGAAAGAAAGCACGTCCAAATTGGATGAAGTGGTTGTAGTAGGATACGGAACAACAAGAAGAAAAGACTTGACCGGCGCCGTCGCTTCGGTCAATGGAAAATCCATCGCGGCGACTCCGGTGCCCAACATTGCGCAAGCCATGCAAGGAAAACTGGCAGGCGTAAACGTCGTATCGCAGGACGGTCGCCCGGGTGCCGATGTTTCGATTCGTGTGCGAGGCGGTGGCTCGATATCGCAAAGCAATCAGCCGCTAATCTTGATTGATGGCGTTCCCGGTTCATTGAGTGACGTCCCGCCGGATCAGGTAAAAAGTATTGACGTACTGAAAGACGCTTCCTCTACGGCTATTTACGGTGCCCGTGGAGCGAACGGCGTTGTTCTTGTAACAACAAAAGGTGCGCAGGCAGGCAAAACAACGATCACGTATAACGGCTATGTAAAATTCAATACGCCGGCGAAATATTTAAAAGCGCTTAGTCCCTACGATTACTTGAAGTACGTATGGGCTAATGCCGCTGCAAACGGAACGGCTTATCGGACACCGTTTGAACAGTTGTATGGTATTGGCGCTTTTACAACAATCAATACCGGTGGCATTGAAAGTTACCGGAACCTTGCCTCGGATGATATTCAAAAACAAGTCTATCATAGCTCTACTTCTTCCAATCACGACCTGACGATAACGGGAGGAACAGATAAAACAAAAATTCTGTTTTCGACAAGCTATTCGGATGAACAGGGAATGAAGATCAATTCCTTTTTTAAACGCGGAAACGTAGCTTTTAAACTAAGCCAAAAGCTCTTCGACAATCTTACGTTCAACCTGGATACGCGTTACACGGATATTCAGAACAAAGGCGACGAAGGAACCACAAACGGGTTCGGCTCTTTGCTCTCGACGGCGTATGAATTCCGTCCAATTTCTACCGCGCATATTTTGGGTGACTTGAATGCGCTTCGAACAGGAAACATTCAACAGTACGGGACAAACGTGATGTGGGACACGCACAGTCCTGTTGCCCGCATCAGTGATTACGATCCGCTTTCCTTAAGTCAATCAATGCGCGGAATTGCGTCGCTGGACTGGAAAATCATTAAAGACGTAACCTATCATACCGATTTCTTTTTAAGCCGGTCGTGGTCACAACAGAAACATTGGTCGGGAGCAACGTACAACAACTACCTTGACGATGCCACCAACACGAAGCTTTATGCGGGAGCGGTTGATTACCGCAAGAATGATGCGTGGGGATTGCGTTGGACGAATACATTGAACTATGCTTTGAGTGTTGGCACGAATCACCATCTCAATCTTTTGGCAGGACAAGAAGTTGCCAATTCGGGTGGAACCGGCATTGCCATACAAGCAAATCATTTTCCTGCAAACTTTACCGAAGAAACCGCCTTTGCGCAGATCAACCAGTACGATCAAACGAATGGTTCGGCCACATTTTCTTCCTCTGTCAGTACGCCGGATCGTCTTCTTTCGTATTTCGGCAGAGCAAACTATTCTTTCCTCGACCGGTACCTGCTTACAGCCACATTCCGTGCAGATGGTTCATCAAGGTTCACACCTGCGCACCAGTGGGGCTATTTTCCGGCCGGTGCAATTGCGTGGAGAATGTCTGAAGAGTCTTTCCTGAAAGATGTCAAATGGTTAAATGATTTAAAGCTCCGCGCCTCTTATGGTGCAGTGGGTAACGATCGTATCCCTTCCAGTTCGTGGACACAATTGTGGGGCTCCGTATCAGATCAACGATTCCAATATGCGATCAACCACCAGCGTCAGTCTGCTTATGACCTGGCTTCTCAAACATTGGCCAATCCAAACCTGAAATGGGAAACGACAATCACACGAAACGTAGGAACTGATTTTACCTTGTTTAAATTCCGATTGTCGGGAACCGTTGACGTTTACTGGAACACAACGAAAGATCTGTTGATGTTGACGAGCAACCCACCCGTCAGCGGATACCCTTTGATTTATTCCAACATTGGACAAACAAGCAACAAAGGCGTAGAGCTTTCGCTTTCCGGAACCATTTTCGAAAACAAGGATTGGAAAATAACCGCAGGCGGCAATATTAATTTCAACAAAAGCAACGTTGACAAACTTGCGCCCAACGTGACAGGGCTTTACTCAGCAAGTTGGTCAGGCAGCCAATCGTATCCGGCGTCAGATTATGTTTTGCTCGAAGGCAAGCCTGTTGGATTGGTTCGGGGATTAACTTACGATGGTCTTTATACGCCGGCTGATTTTGACTACAACAACGGTTTGTACACGTTAAAAAAAGGTGTGTCTGATCTTGGCAATTTCATCGGCGTTGTGCACGGGATAGGTGCCACCGATAAACCTTCTACGCAGTATGCTTATCCAGGACTTCCGAAGTTTAAAGATTTGAACGGCGATGGTAAAATAGACGAAAATGATGTTTCGGTGATTGGTAACA
Coding sequences within:
- a CDS encoding SusC/RagA family TonB-linked outer membrane protein codes for the protein MLIILPTTLFAQNTIKGVITDGRTNTPLAGVNVTVKGAGKGTQTNAAGEYTISARSSDVLQFSYAGYETHEVPVQNQTNINYTLKESTSKLDEVVVVGYGTTRRKDLTGAVASVNGKSIAATPVPNIAQAMQGKLAGVNVVSQDGRPGADVSIRVRGGGSISQSNQPLILIDGVPGSLSDVPPDQVKSIDVLKDASSTAIYGARGANGVVLVTTKGAQAGKTTITYNGYVKFNTPAKYLKALSPYDYLKYVWANAAANGTAYRTPFEQLYGIGAFTTINTGGIESYRNLASDDIQKQVYHSSTSSNHDLTITGGTDKTKILFSTSYSDEQGMKINSFFKRGNVAFKLSQKLFDNLTFNLDTRYTDIQNKGDEGTTNGFGSLLSTAYEFRPISTAHILGDLNALRTGNIQQYGTNVMWDTHSPVARISDYDPLSLSQSMRGIASLDWKIIKDVTYHTDFFLSRSWSQQKHWSGATYNNYLDDATNTKLYAGAVDYRKNDAWGLRWTNTLNYALSVGTNHHLNLLAGQEVANSGGTGIAIQANHFPANFTEETAFAQINQYDQTNGSATFSSSVSTPDRLLSYFGRANYSFLDRYLLTATFRADGSSRFTPAHQWGYFPAGAIAWRMSEESFLKDVKWLNDLKLRASYGAVGNDRIPSSSWTQLWGSVSDQRFQYAINHQRQSAYDLASQTLANPNLKWETTITRNVGTDFTLFKFRLSGTVDVYWNTTKDLLMLTSNPPVSGYPLIYSNIGQTSNKGVELSLSGTIFENKDWKITAGGNINFNKSNVDKLAPNVTGLYSASWSGSQSYPASDYVLLEGKPVGLVRGLTYDGLYTPADFDYNNGLYTLKKGVSDLGNFIGVVHGIGATDKPSTQYAYPGLPKFKDLNGDGKIDENDVSVIGNMNPKHTGGFNLGASFKNIDFGLYFNWSVGNQIYNANKLATLYGPKEAGVYENKLAIMKDAYKIYDVVNGQLVRLTTPDQLNAANANATLPLAYNEVGVTSTLGIEDGSYLRLNTLNLGYTLPKSILAKVKISNLRIYGSVYNVFTITKYSGLDPEVNTDPSHNNATYPTTGFDFGTYPRPRSYVVGLNVSF
- a CDS encoding glycoside hydrolase family 2 protein: MQLIKRLRGFALIMLLFFFANRTTAQSGRTVVDLSNNNWKLWLDTAAEWQHDKLYAPPVDVKTLPLNLPTGGWNALKKAVGKTVHLPATVEEYYWGRNGNSFGVAGNYLGVSWWTTNVAVPATQKGKRITLHFNAVRFRAEVYVNQKLAGYDLVNSTPFDVDVTDYVNYGAPNEIVVRITDPNGNFDWRDSQNFLWGDYRTNPTHGFGGITGKVKLIATDKVYIDDVFVKNKPNVNEINVDVTTKNETQTNVNGTFVLQVKEAKTSGKVVYEKSYPVSSLANGTSSKTFTISVDHAKLWSVDSPNLYVLNVQWKGADKTKDDYTQRFGFRWFEVRDIAGDKQFYLNGKRIVLITSISWGFWPVNGIAPSDELAKKQILDAKKLGMNMLNFHRTIGQQAVLDYADELGLLYFEEPGGNQYPADRFNATDPLGKMQADFYFATRNEKLFRMIKRDRNHPSLVIYNMHNERGAQPQAQDSAEMLAGHHLDPTRIMTYNSSNGDIKLGHDPRFKLHLLQYDFTFLDYGWFDQHHAGGPGTYHDALYKSPIDYAKYFDHKDEIIYYGEEGAIGTPPRLQLIRDEILKTGKDIGWESDNFLKWFDAYDTFLKTHPGFLKAFPNVDSLTKAMGNVAYYYQGRVIENVHINNIIDGYAINGWESMKLENHSGIVDNYRNLKGNPELIARYNSPLYVSVKMNRKVMAVGDTATVDFFVVNQKDLHGDYSLLVKAKDESGKLLLEKVIPVKLTGGAVYGEALSSGLSLVAKTEGYTTVTAELQRDGETVAKGDDKLYAIRLDASNITSDGMIADSTGVYAAYLKTLGITPKSYRSGRPEGKYLLVGAALPQQTGNPLVTDILEWVNDGNTLIVLNNNVEAWADHLGRKEVIDYRGSKVMGTTWYGGNFFSKQHELFNGLPQAQVFNWEYQCFATYNKNRLGLCLFNGETVVACVADHKPEVYSALSIVPHGRGKIILCTLDIFSCLRDASVGKKAEGEGENAAMNTFNASQQNKANIIGQQLLLNLLKYANKR
- a CDS encoding glycoside hydrolase family 28 protein — its product is MIKNFIACIVSSVAMISATAQSTAAKFSWTNLPTITEPVFKKDTFNVLRYGAVADGLTLNTTSISKAIDDCSARGGGVVLVPGGLWLTGPIEMKSNVNLHVVRDAVLLFTTDFNQYKLIEGNFEGSRSARNQSPIGGTNLENIAISGRGVIDGNGDAWRMVGRDRLTEAEWKRKVASGGLVSSDGRTWFPSAKTKLAFEQKRNATLQPGQTLKDFDDIKDYLRPNLLVLANCKKVLLEGVTFQNSPAWCLHPLLCEDLTVRAVQVKNPDYAQNGDGIDVESCKNVLIEGSTFDCGDDGICIKSGRDEEGRKRGKPTENVIIRNNLVYKAHGGFVIGSEMSGGARNVFVYDCSFMGTDIGLRFKTARGRGGVVENIYVKNIRMKDIVHDAVFFDMYYFMKPPAANEKIVVPTVTEATPQFQNFYISNVVCNGAERGLFIRGLPEMSVKNIYLDNLVLKTAKGAEIIEADGIHLNNVQLFSQTTKPVIYVENSNHLELNGIRYTANPERLLSVNGEKSGNIVVTNTASSNNPNMVEFNHGANATMVTAK
- a CDS encoding pectinesterase family protein; its protein translation is MKYTLSLFLCVWFLTQTVFGQAQKLVVAQDGSGNYRTVQQAIDAVKDFSKFETIIFIRNGVYKEKLRLPESKTNVHFIGESVEKTILTYDDYASKKDSAGKDIGTSGSASFFIFGSDFSAENITFENSSGPVGQAVAVRVTGDRAKFINCRFLGFQDTLYTHGTDSRQYYFKCYIEGTVDFIFGSSTCLFDSCTLYGKSSGFFTAASTLQDKKYGYVFRHCNLTGGAPAGSYFLGRPWRPYAKVVFIDCNLGNLVNPKGWHNWDKKENEQTAFYAEFGNHGEGSSTANRVPWSHQLTADEAKEYTVTNILSVGILFQPDTKGQN